A portion of the Marinobacter alexandrii genome contains these proteins:
- a CDS encoding DUF4097 family beta strand repeat-containing protein: MKKSIAVILALISLESVAQNVLAKAELEAENVNEVRIEGSFVDVYVNTGDRVYFKGEITGNGDEGDYRFETDIVGSTLVIKVDRKTDRGWKNYRITESRIDLTITDGVKLDIDNSSGDVNVANLRANESRIEASSGDITLKSIVANLKVETSSGDIEIDGLTGDSDIESTSGDQKLYNTEGNIETRASSGDITISGFKGKIEVQATSGDVEFRKGIGALRARTSSGEIDGYGIELTDNSYFNATSGNIEIDFVNDLNDLSFDLTATSGDLEVGSKSGEKRLVLSRGGIKVTGTTSSGDQEYD; encoded by the coding sequence ATGAAGAAATCAATTGCTGTAATTCTCGCACTCATCTCTCTAGAGTCAGTCGCACAAAATGTTTTAGCCAAGGCTGAATTAGAAGCTGAAAACGTTAACGAAGTTAGAATCGAAGGATCTTTTGTAGATGTATACGTCAATACTGGAGATCGTGTATACTTTAAAGGAGAGATCACAGGTAATGGCGATGAAGGAGATTATAGGTTTGAAACAGACATTGTTGGATCTACTTTAGTAATTAAAGTAGACAGAAAAACTGATCGTGGTTGGAAGAACTATCGGATAACCGAATCCAGAATTGATTTGACTATTACAGATGGAGTGAAATTAGATATCGATAATTCGTCGGGAGATGTTAATGTGGCAAACCTGCGTGCGAATGAGTCAAGAATTGAAGCATCAAGCGGAGATATTACACTTAAAAGTATCGTTGCTAATCTGAAAGTAGAGACCTCCAGCGGTGATATAGAAATAGATGGATTGACAGGTGATTCAGATATCGAATCAACCAGTGGCGATCAAAAACTATACAATACCGAAGGAAATATTGAGACAAGAGCCAGCTCTGGCGATATCACTATTTCAGGATTTAAGGGAAAAATTGAAGTTCAGGCAACTTCAGGTGATGTAGAGTTTAGAAAAGGAATTGGAGCCCTTAGAGCACGTACTTCATCTGGCGAAATCGATGGTTATGGTATTGAGTTAACTGATAACTCATATTTTAATGCTACTTCAGGAAATATTGAAATTGATTTTGTCAATGATCTGAATGATTTGAGCTTCGATCTAACGGCAACTTCAGGAGACTTAGAAGTAGGAAGTAAATCTGGAGAAAAGCGACTGGTACTTAGTCGAGGAGGTATCAAGGTTACAGGTACAACGTCCAGTGGCGATCAAGAGTATGATTGA
- a CDS encoding oligopeptide transporter, OPT family produces the protein MEKPYIDSNTSLPEITVKAVLLGAVLSMVLSAANAYFGLFAGLTVSASIPAAVISMALLKVFKNSNILENNLVQTAASAGESLAAGVIFTIPALVIMGYWEEFNYFETMAIALCGGVLGILFTIPLRKALIVEENLKFPEGVATAEVLKTGEEGGKSVKYLVWGSLLGGLFKLADSTFNLWSGLFEKATLVGQKFYGYFSLNLSPALVAVGYIVGLNIAFLVFLGGVITWWIGMPIYIGTNGFESVAAELVELGKFTSVSDVNADNIGGALWSAKMRYLGVGAMVVGGLWALMSLANSLGTAFKAGLQAFKSGGTSMRDQIRTEMDTPMSWVLIGIGVLVVPIFMIYLSAISDVTVSITMTLIMVVAGFLFAAVAGYMAGLVGSSNNPISGVTIATILFASILLLTLMGTGNELSGAAGAILIGAVVCCAAAIAGDNMQDLKAGHVLGATPYKQQIMQVVGVVAGALVIPLVLNILLIGNGIGAPTPEHPESLAAPQATLMMSVAQGIFSGGLPWNIIYVGAGIAVAIILIDQYLKSKESNFRMPVLAVAVGLYLPFELDSSIFVGGVLAYFLTKATKGNKNVERGNNAGLLLASGLITGEALMGILGAGLTVGIMKSGGDPNSMRILEESSSWPGLIIFAAIIFFIYRSVVKVSKEKD, from the coding sequence ATGGAAAAACCATATATTGATTCAAATACAAGTTTACCAGAGATTACTGTTAAGGCTGTACTACTTGGTGCTGTCTTATCAATGGTGCTTTCTGCTGCCAATGCTTATTTCGGATTGTTTGCAGGACTAACTGTGTCAGCCTCAATTCCTGCAGCAGTAATTTCAATGGCGCTATTGAAAGTATTCAAAAACTCTAACATACTTGAGAACAACCTTGTACAGACAGCAGCATCCGCTGGAGAATCTCTAGCAGCAGGTGTTATTTTCACTATTCCGGCTCTTGTTATTATGGGATACTGGGAAGAGTTTAATTATTTCGAAACAATGGCAATCGCACTTTGCGGAGGCGTTTTAGGGATACTCTTTACCATACCTCTTAGAAAAGCATTAATTGTAGAGGAAAATTTGAAGTTTCCAGAAGGAGTTGCTACAGCTGAAGTATTAAAGACAGGAGAAGAGGGAGGCAAGTCCGTGAAATATTTAGTTTGGGGCTCGTTACTTGGAGGCCTTTTCAAACTAGCAGATTCTACATTCAATTTGTGGAGTGGACTTTTTGAAAAAGCAACTCTTGTAGGCCAGAAATTTTATGGATACTTCAGTTTAAATCTATCACCTGCTCTGGTGGCAGTAGGCTACATTGTAGGCCTTAATATTGCATTTTTAGTATTCCTTGGAGGCGTGATCACATGGTGGATTGGAATGCCTATTTATATAGGTACGAATGGGTTTGAATCAGTTGCTGCTGAACTTGTTGAGTTGGGTAAATTCACGAGCGTAAGTGATGTAAATGCAGATAACATTGGTGGAGCACTCTGGAGTGCTAAGATGAGATACTTAGGTGTTGGAGCAATGGTAGTAGGAGGACTTTGGGCTCTAATGAGCCTTGCAAACTCACTGGGTACAGCATTTAAGGCGGGTCTTCAAGCATTCAAATCTGGTGGGACTTCAATGAGAGATCAGATAAGAACAGAAATGGATACGCCTATGTCTTGGGTACTTATTGGTATCGGAGTACTCGTTGTTCCCATTTTCATGATTTACTTATCAGCAATTAGCGATGTTACCGTAAGTATCACCATGACACTTATCATGGTCGTAGCTGGTTTCCTTTTTGCTGCCGTTGCTGGATATATGGCCGGTTTAGTAGGAAGCTCAAATAATCCAATTTCCGGAGTAACTATCGCAACGATTCTATTCGCTTCTATTTTATTGCTGACCTTAATGGGAACTGGCAATGAGTTGTCAGGTGCAGCTGGAGCGATTTTAATTGGAGCTGTTGTATGCTGTGCGGCTGCTATTGCAGGAGATAATATGCAAGACTTAAAAGCTGGGCATGTATTGGGAGCTACTCCATATAAGCAACAAATAATGCAAGTAGTGGGAGTGGTAGCCGGAGCATTGGTAATTCCACTTGTACTAAACATTCTATTAATTGGAAACGGCATTGGAGCGCCTACGCCTGAGCATCCAGAATCACTTGCCGCTCCTCAGGCAACATTGATGATGAGTGTTGCTCAAGGGATTTTTAGCGGTGGCTTACCATGGAATATCATATATGTTGGAGCGGGAATTGCTGTTGCTATCATCTTAATTGATCAGTACTTAAAATCTAAGGAATCTAATTTCAGAATGCCAGTTTTGGCAGTAGCCGTAGGACTATATCTTCCATTTGAGCTGGATTCATCAATCTTTGTAGGAGGAGTACTGGCATACTTTCTAACCAAAGCTACTAAGGGTAATAAAAATGTAGAAAGAGGAAATAATGCAGGATTACTACTAGCTTCTGGGTTAATCACTGGAGAAGCACTAATGGGAATTCTTGGTGCTGGATTGACTGTAGGAATAATGAAGTCCGGAGGTGATCCAAACTCCATGAGAATTCTTGAAGAATCCTCTAGTTGGCCAGGGTTAATCATCTTCGCAGCGATCATATTTTTCATTTATAGATCAGTAGTAAAAGTATCCAAAGAAAAAGATTAA
- a CDS encoding sigma-70 family RNA polymerase sigma factor, with protein MDEKELARQVLSGSDSAMRLLISKYERLVVHMIARVVSDDMDREELCQDVFVKIFDKLSTFKFDSKLSTWIATIAFRAALNFAKKKKIVQVDIDQIAFAIDDQKSITEEHDMKLFILKLVDQLPVNYKTVLTLFYLEGFSYPEIVDVTGMPEGTVKNYIHRARLKLKKIVEEQAIKEVALLP; from the coding sequence ATGGATGAAAAGGAACTGGCGCGGCAAGTTTTAAGTGGAAGTGATTCTGCGATGAGACTATTAATAAGTAAGTATGAAAGATTAGTTGTTCATATGATCGCGCGTGTAGTTTCTGATGATATGGATAGGGAAGAGCTTTGTCAAGACGTGTTTGTTAAAATTTTTGATAAACTGAGTACATTTAAATTTGATTCTAAATTATCCACATGGATTGCAACAATCGCATTTAGAGCAGCTTTAAATTTTGCTAAAAAGAAAAAAATCGTTCAGGTAGATATTGATCAAATTGCATTTGCAATTGATGATCAAAAGTCAATAACTGAAGAACATGATATGAAGCTTTTTATTCTCAAATTAGTTGATCAGCTTCCAGTCAATTATAAAACTGTTTTGACGCTGTTCTATTTAGAAGGCTTTTCATACCCTGAGATAGTTGACGTTACAGGTATGCCTGAAGGAACGGTGAAAAATTATATTCATCGAGCTAGGCTTAAGTTGAAAAAAATTGTTGAAGAACAAGCTATAAAGGAGGTAGCACTATTGCCATGA
- a CDS encoding FtsX-like permease family protein yields the protein MFKNYFKTALRNLSRNKVYTILNIVGLALGIGCALVIFKVISFENSFDEHQENYSNIYRVVRNNIRPNDISKGAGNPHPVGPALQEDYPDILEVVRTHYVYGDQVNVRDGDNLNKFLLEEGIVYTENAFFNIFSVDFIAGDKKTALTEPNTGVISGSEARKLFGLEEGNEAEAMGMDFNLGNLLDVKVVGVIEDPVEATNFPFTILCEYSGQAKSNPYYNEGKEWNSTSSSTNTYFLVGDTFDPEAMNTKLIDFVEKYYDEGASEKTRFVVQPLSDIHYDEDYGSYAYSTPAALTKALAVIALFLVLTACINFINLATAQAANRSKEIGIRKAIGGYSTQLVVQFFTEITLITLIALFCSLAIAEFLFIRLEDVVGSRLSLDLFNGFETIGFLALLLVLVSFLSGFYPSILLSNMNTVKALKSKITAKNHSGGLNLRKALVVAQFTISQFLIIGTVIISAQMNYFLDKDLGFEKEAIIKSYLPERNQTKNERFKRMMLEDPSIQLVSFSLSSPTGNSNSHSNFNYPPLESEDSYNASFKVADEDYVSLYGLELLEGRNIRRSDTIKETANGKRIIDVVINEQIANLMGFNDNYNAALEEKLTSGWRGLELNIVGVMKDFHSQNLSEGFQYIVILNDPDVFYEVAYKTREGANVKTAITHFENVWEQVYPEFVKNWQFFDEELAENYEREKSIATLMTTFSAVSIIIGCLGLYGLIAFISANRTKEVGIRKVLGASVMSIISKFTFEVLILVIVAFVIAAPAAYLVLNEWLNDYEFRIEMGAGFFALAFIATLVVAVITVSHRTISTALINPATTLKDE from the coding sequence ATGTTCAAGAACTATTTTAAAACCGCACTTAGAAACCTGTCAAGAAATAAGGTTTATACCATTCTCAACATTGTTGGACTTGCCCTTGGTATTGGATGTGCTCTTGTGATTTTTAAAGTGATATCGTTCGAGAATAGCTTTGATGAGCATCAAGAAAATTATTCGAATATCTATCGAGTAGTTCGTAACAATATTAGACCTAATGACATAAGTAAAGGAGCAGGTAACCCGCATCCAGTAGGTCCTGCGCTCCAGGAGGACTACCCAGATATCTTAGAGGTGGTTCGTACTCATTATGTTTATGGTGATCAAGTGAATGTGCGAGATGGTGATAACCTGAATAAATTCCTTTTGGAGGAAGGAATTGTCTACACAGAAAATGCTTTTTTCAACATTTTTTCTGTGGATTTTATTGCGGGAGATAAAAAAACAGCATTAACAGAACCAAACACCGGTGTTATTTCAGGGTCGGAGGCTAGAAAATTGTTCGGATTAGAAGAAGGAAATGAGGCGGAGGCCATGGGAATGGATTTTAATCTAGGGAATCTATTAGATGTGAAAGTGGTAGGAGTGATTGAAGATCCTGTTGAAGCCACGAACTTCCCATTCACGATTTTGTGTGAATACAGCGGGCAAGCAAAGTCTAATCCTTACTACAACGAAGGCAAAGAATGGAACTCAACCAGTTCAAGTACAAACACCTACTTTCTTGTGGGTGACACCTTTGATCCAGAGGCAATGAATACAAAACTTATTGACTTTGTTGAGAAATACTATGATGAAGGAGCTTCAGAAAAAACCAGATTTGTGGTTCAGCCATTGTCAGATATTCATTATGATGAAGACTATGGTAGCTACGCATATTCTACACCTGCAGCATTAACGAAAGCTTTGGCAGTTATTGCTTTGTTTCTTGTATTAACGGCATGTATCAATTTTATTAACCTGGCCACAGCCCAAGCTGCGAATCGATCGAAAGAAATTGGAATACGAAAGGCAATTGGTGGTTATTCCACTCAATTGGTAGTTCAGTTTTTTACTGAAATCACTCTTATAACCTTAATAGCTTTATTCTGCTCACTGGCGATTGCAGAATTTTTGTTTATCCGATTGGAAGATGTAGTCGGTAGTCGCTTATCGCTCGATCTTTTTAATGGATTTGAGACCATAGGATTTTTGGCTTTATTACTTGTTCTTGTGAGCTTCCTTTCAGGCTTTTACCCATCTATTCTTTTAAGTAATATGAATACGGTGAAGGCATTGAAAAGTAAGATTACCGCAAAGAATCATTCTGGAGGATTGAATTTAAGGAAAGCACTCGTAGTTGCTCAATTTACCATCTCTCAATTTTTGATCATTGGAACAGTGATCATTTCTGCGCAGATGAACTATTTCTTAGATAAAGATTTAGGTTTCGAAAAAGAAGCGATTATCAAGAGTTATTTACCAGAACGAAATCAAACTAAGAATGAACGCTTCAAAAGAATGATGTTAGAAGACCCTTCCATACAGTTGGTATCATTTTCACTAAGCTCTCCAACAGGAAATTCTAACTCTCATTCCAATTTCAACTATCCGCCACTTGAATCTGAGGATTCCTACAATGCAAGTTTTAAAGTAGCCGATGAAGACTATGTGAGTTTATATGGCTTGGAGTTACTTGAAGGAAGAAATATTCGTAGAAGTGACACTATTAAGGAGACTGCAAATGGAAAGCGTATAATTGATGTGGTTATCAATGAACAAATTGCTAACCTGATGGGCTTTAATGATAATTATAATGCAGCATTGGAAGAAAAATTGACTTCTGGTTGGAGAGGGTTGGAACTGAATATTGTAGGAGTAATGAAAGATTTTCATTCACAAAATCTAAGCGAAGGATTTCAATATATCGTCATATTAAATGATCCTGATGTATTCTATGAAGTAGCATATAAGACAAGAGAAGGAGCAAATGTTAAAACAGCAATTACGCACTTTGAAAATGTGTGGGAGCAAGTGTATCCTGAGTTTGTGAAGAACTGGCAGTTTTTTGATGAAGAACTGGCAGAAAACTATGAGAGAGAGAAGAGCATAGCAACCCTAATGACTACTTTCTCAGCAGTTTCTATCATTATCGGCTGCTTAGGACTCTACGGACTGATTGCATTCATTTCAGCTAATAGAACTAAGGAGGTGGGCATCAGAAAAGTATTGGGAGCATCCGTGATGAGCATTATTAGCAAGTTTACATTCGAAGTTTTAATACTGGTAATTGTTGCTTTTGTTATTGCTGCACCGGCAGCATATCTGGTACTGAATGAGTGGCTAAATGATTATGAATTTAGAATAGAAATGGGGGCTGGTTTCTTTGCATTAGCCTTTATAGCTACGTTAGTTGTTGCTGTCATAACGGTCAGTCACCGTACAATATCTACAGCGTTAATCAATCCAGCCACTACTTTGAAGGACGAATAA
- a CDS encoding VOC family protein: MKKRVTGIGGIFFKTEDPEKMKTWYHKHLGIESDQYGGLFKWRDHDDKEKECTTAWSPFTKDTKYFGPSTKEYMFNYRVENLVELLEELKKEGVEVVGKIEEYEYGKFGWIMDPEGRKIELWEPIDGPFL; encoded by the coding sequence ATGAAAAAGCGAGTGACTGGAATTGGTGGCATCTTTTTTAAAACTGAAGATCCTGAAAAAATGAAAACTTGGTATCATAAACATCTCGGAATTGAGTCTGATCAATATGGAGGTTTATTCAAGTGGCGTGATCATGATGATAAAGAGAAGGAATGTACTACAGCCTGGAGTCCATTTACAAAAGATACAAAATACTTTGGCCCAAGTACAAAAGAATACATGTTTAACTATCGTGTAGAGAATCTAGTAGAGCTTTTAGAAGAGTTGAAAAAGGAAGGAGTTGAAGTTGTGGGAAAAATAGAAGAATACGAATACGGAAAATTTGGTTGGATCATGGATCCAGAGGGAAGAAAAATTGAACTATGGGAACCCATAGATGGCCCGTTTTTGTAA
- the fbaA gene encoding class II fructose-bisphosphate aldolase, with the protein MKFRPGVLTGQEVTDLLDYANKNDFAIPAVNVTSSSTVNAVIEAARDIQSPVIIQFSNGGAAFMAGKGLSNEGQAAAIAGGVAGAHHVHQIAEAYGVTVILHTDHAARKLLPWIDGLLDAGEKHFQQTGKSLYSSHMLDLSEEPIEDNIGTCVEYFKRMDKMGMTLEIELGVTGGEEDGVDNSDIDNSMLYTQPEEVAYAYEKLKEVSDNFTIAAAFGNVHGVYKPGNVKLTPIILKNSQDHIQQKHSTSENPVNFVFHGGSGSSRDEIREAITYGAIKMNIDTDLQWAYWDGVKGYYQKNEGYLQGQIGNPEGDDKPNKKNYDPRVWIREAEKTFTERLKLAFEDLNCINRNA; encoded by the coding sequence ATGAAATTCAGACCTGGTGTATTGACTGGACAAGAGGTAACGGATCTTCTTGATTATGCCAATAAAAACGACTTTGCCATCCCTGCGGTAAATGTTACAAGTTCGAGTACTGTAAACGCTGTTATAGAAGCAGCAAGAGATATCCAATCACCAGTGATCATTCAGTTCTCCAATGGAGGGGCTGCTTTCATGGCTGGAAAAGGGCTTTCTAATGAAGGTCAAGCTGCAGCGATAGCTGGCGGAGTTGCTGGAGCTCATCATGTACACCAAATAGCTGAAGCTTATGGGGTAACAGTAATACTACATACCGACCATGCTGCAAGAAAATTACTCCCTTGGATTGATGGCCTCTTAGATGCCGGAGAAAAACATTTTCAGCAAACAGGAAAATCTCTTTATTCTTCTCATATGTTGGATCTTTCAGAAGAACCAATTGAGGATAATATTGGTACATGTGTTGAATACTTCAAGCGCATGGACAAAATGGGTATGACGCTGGAGATAGAACTAGGAGTTACTGGAGGTGAAGAAGATGGTGTTGACAATTCAGATATTGACAATTCTATGCTCTATACACAGCCAGAAGAAGTAGCGTATGCTTACGAAAAATTGAAAGAGGTAAGTGACAATTTCACAATTGCTGCTGCTTTTGGAAACGTTCACGGCGTATACAAACCAGGTAATGTGAAATTGACTCCTATAATCTTGAAAAACTCGCAGGATCATATTCAACAAAAACACAGCACTTCTGAAAACCCTGTAAACTTCGTTTTCCATGGTGGATCAGGCTCTTCCAGAGATGAAATTAGAGAAGCTATCACCTATGGGGCGATCAAAATGAACATTGATACAGATTTGCAATGGGCATACTGGGATGGTGTAAAAGGATATTACCAGAAGAATGAAGGGTATCTTCAAGGGCAGATTGGAAATCCAGAAGGAGATGATAAGCCTAATAAGAAGAACTATGATCCTCGTGTATGGATCAGAGAAGCTGAGAAAACATTTACTGAGCGATTGAAGTTGGCATTCGAAGATTTGAATTGTATAAACAGAAACGCTTAA
- a CDS encoding carboxy terminal-processing peptidase yields MNKFLLIAGFVLLTSFGVSSGYSEEIQSLFQGDTLKTLKPKEEHPSEAYVITNLLKRIHYRKLPLSDSISSVIFDNYFESLDPNKAYFYASDVEKFEKYRYQLDEKIPEGDLQLAFDVFDIYRKRVLSQIDYYFILLETEFDFSKEEIFVFDREDAGWLTSSEEQEDIWRKTIKNQALSYKLAGREWDDIATSLKKRYQRIQKAIYQYNSEDVFQSYMNAYTNAYDPHTDYFSPPDAENFQIDMSLSLEGIGARLMQNLDYTQVADIIPGGPAYKSKRLKKDDKIIGVAQGDDGEFLDVIGWRLDDVVAKIRGSKGSVVRLQILKASEGVNALPDTLRLVRDKINLEQQAAKAEMIPISEGNTTYNLGVITVPSFYLDFEELRAGKEDYRSTTRDVKKLIKELEEQGMDGLMIDLRFNGGGSLQEAIELSGLFIPDGPVVQVRNYDQSVDKMDDEDGGKVFYDGPLAVMVNRGSASASEIFSGAIQDYKRGVIIGESTFGKGTVQNVIDLSRYIRNPELNLGQIKMTLAKFYRVTGSSNQRVGIAPDVQFPSIYSQEDYGEASRENALPWDEIASANFTPTNSITEGLLDHLNDLYRSDLNSDPDLQKLVRDIEKAKESRNRKSVSLNLETRKAATSTDEDDLATAVDNSEVVEKDKIDEKLKNDPYLKEGLRLLAAMKKFKIG; encoded by the coding sequence ATGAATAAGTTTCTGTTGATAGCAGGGTTTGTGCTACTTACTTCCTTCGGAGTTTCTAGTGGATATAGTGAAGAAATTCAATCCTTATTTCAAGGGGATACACTCAAAACATTGAAACCTAAAGAAGAACACCCTAGTGAGGCTTATGTGATTACAAATCTTTTAAAAAGAATTCACTACCGAAAACTTCCACTCTCTGATTCAATTTCTTCAGTCATTTTCGATAACTATTTCGAATCCCTTGATCCCAATAAAGCATATTTCTATGCTTCCGATGTTGAGAAATTTGAAAAATATAGGTATCAACTAGATGAGAAAATACCTGAAGGAGATTTGCAATTAGCTTTTGATGTATTTGATATTTATCGTAAAAGAGTTCTTTCGCAAATAGACTATTACTTCATTTTACTAGAGACTGAATTTGATTTTTCGAAGGAAGAAATATTTGTTTTTGATCGAGAAGATGCTGGTTGGTTAACCTCAAGTGAAGAACAAGAGGACATATGGAGGAAAACAATCAAAAACCAAGCTTTGAGCTATAAGCTCGCAGGACGCGAATGGGATGATATTGCCACAAGCTTAAAAAAACGATATCAACGAATTCAAAAAGCGATATATCAATATAATAGTGAAGATGTATTTCAGAGTTATATGAATGCATATACCAATGCCTATGACCCACATACTGATTATTTCTCACCACCCGATGCAGAGAATTTTCAAATAGATATGAGCCTATCTTTGGAGGGAATTGGCGCAAGGCTAATGCAGAATCTCGACTACACACAAGTGGCTGACATCATCCCTGGAGGGCCGGCATATAAGAGTAAGCGACTTAAGAAAGACGATAAAATAATTGGTGTTGCTCAAGGAGATGATGGTGAATTCTTGGATGTAATTGGTTGGAGATTAGATGATGTAGTCGCAAAAATACGAGGATCAAAAGGGTCAGTTGTAAGGCTTCAAATTTTAAAGGCAAGTGAAGGGGTAAATGCGCTTCCAGACACGCTTAGACTTGTACGAGATAAAATCAATTTAGAGCAGCAAGCTGCTAAAGCTGAGATGATTCCAATCAGTGAGGGAAATACAACCTATAACCTTGGGGTAATTACCGTTCCAAGTTTTTATTTAGATTTTGAAGAATTGAGAGCGGGTAAGGAAGACTATCGCAGTACAACAAGAGATGTTAAAAAATTGATCAAAGAGCTTGAGGAGCAGGGAATGGACGGTTTGATGATAGACTTAAGATTTAATGGAGGAGGATCCCTCCAAGAAGCTATTGAGCTTAGCGGATTATTTATTCCAGATGGACCAGTGGTTCAAGTAAGAAATTATGATCAATCCGTAGATAAGATGGATGATGAAGATGGCGGAAAAGTTTTCTATGATGGACCACTTGCCGTTATGGTAAATAGAGGGAGTGCATCTGCATCTGAGATATTTTCTGGAGCCATTCAAGATTATAAAAGAGGTGTGATCATTGGTGAAAGTACTTTTGGGAAAGGGACAGTTCAGAATGTGATTGATTTAAGTAGGTATATAAGAAATCCGGAACTCAACTTGGGACAAATTAAGATGACCCTGGCTAAATTTTACAGGGTTACAGGTAGCAGTAACCAAAGAGTAGGCATAGCACCGGATGTTCAGTTTCCATCTATTTATTCACAGGAGGATTATGGCGAAGCAAGCAGGGAGAATGCACTTCCATGGGATGAAATAGCCAGTGCTAATTTTACACCAACCAACTCAATTACGGAAGGACTTTTAGATCATTTGAATGACCTGTACAGAAGTGATCTTAACTCTGATCCTGATTTACAAAAGCTAGTTCGCGATATTGAAAAAGCGAAAGAAAGTAGAAATAGAAAATCAGTTTCTCTAAATCTGGAAACTCGTAAAGCTGCGACAAGTACGGATGAAGATGATTTAGCAACAGCTGTTGATAATTCTGAAGTAGTGGAGAAAGATAAGATTGATGAAAAATTGAAAAACGATCCTTACCTGAAAGAAGGGTTACGTTTGTTAGCTGCTATGAAAAAATTCAAGATTGGCTAG
- a CDS encoding 3-hydroxybutyryl-CoA dehydrogenase encodes MKNISVIGSGTMGNGIAHVFAQSGYNVALIDINEAALEKAIATVSKNLDRMVQKEKISSSDKESTLNNITTFTSTEEGIKNADLVVEAATENFEIKKKIFEVMDANAPANAILSTNTSSISITKIAAATKRPDKVIGMHFMNPVPVMKLIEVIRGYATSNETTSTIMEMSKNLGKVPVEVNDYPGFVANRILMPMINEAIITLHEGVAGVEEIDTVMKLGMAHPMGPLHLADFIGLDVCLSIMHVLHEGFGNPKYAPCPLLVNMVTAGYLGAKTGEGFYKYTPGSKELIVSSMFS; translated from the coding sequence ATGAAGAATATTTCAGTAATCGGCAGTGGCACAATGGGCAATGGTATTGCCCATGTATTTGCTCAAAGTGGCTATAATGTAGCGCTGATTGACATCAATGAAGCGGCTTTAGAAAAAGCTATAGCAACTGTTTCAAAGAATCTGGATCGAATGGTCCAGAAAGAGAAAATTTCATCTTCAGATAAAGAATCGACTCTCAATAACATTACAACTTTTACTTCTACAGAAGAAGGCATTAAGAATGCAGATTTAGTAGTAGAAGCGGCTACTGAGAACTTTGAGATAAAGAAGAAGATCTTTGAGGTGATGGATGCGAATGCTCCGGCCAATGCTATCTTATCAACCAATACTTCTTCCATTTCGATCACTAAGATTGCTGCCGCAACCAAGCGACCTGACAAGGTAATAGGAATGCACTTTATGAACCCTGTTCCAGTCATGAAGCTCATAGAAGTCATTCGAGGGTATGCTACTTCCAATGAAACTACTTCTACTATCATGGAAATGAGTAAGAATCTAGGAAAGGTTCCTGTGGAAGTCAATGACTACCCTGGGTTTGTAGCTAATAGAATTCTTATGCCTATGATCAACGAGGCGATCATTACACTACATGAGGGAGTTGCAGGTGTAGAAGAAATTGATACTGTCATGAAGCTAGGAATGGCCCACCCTATGGGACCACTTCATCTAGCTGATTTCATAGGTTTGGATGTATGTCTTTCAATCATGCATGTTCTGCATGAAGGATTCGGTAATCCAAAATACGCACCATGTCCTTTGTTAGTCAACATGGTTACAGCCGGGTATCTGGGAGCTAAGACAGGAGAAGGTTTTTACAAATACACTCCAGGTTCAAAAGAACTGATTGTGAGCAGTATGTTTAGCTAA
- a CDS encoding DUF6249 domain-containing protein, with amino-acid sequence MDDFIPIVAIVSVFGSTILFVSILTNYSLKRKLIDKNMVNPEAANLFGKHENRQSALKWGLIVLFGGLGLIIIDVMGLDNDDAMPYGIEAVCIAIGFLIYYALVKKDSDS; translated from the coding sequence ATGGATGATTTTATACCAATAGTAGCCATTGTATCTGTTTTTGGTTCAACAATACTTTTCGTTTCAATACTTACGAACTATTCGCTTAAGAGAAAATTAATAGATAAGAATATGGTTAATCCAGAAGCAGCTAATCTATTTGGAAAGCACGAAAACAGGCAGAGTGCACTTAAATGGGGCTTAATAGTGCTGTTTGGAGGGCTAGGATTAATTATTATTGATGTAATGGGTCTTGATAATGACGATGCAATGCCTTACGGAATAGAAGCCGTGTGTATCGCAATAGGTTTCTTAATCTACTATGCACTTGTGAAAAAAGACTCTGATAGCTAG